gcaatttgcgaatttaggttttcgcggtaggcccccaggtcctgtgaagtttcagcagtgttgccaggcgagcggaagagaattatcgtacttgagtgtcaatattattgtaccgttgaaaaaaatatcgtacgccaatcaaaaaggctgcccctaaaaatgtctagcaaaataagcttaaatttccaattaataataaaaaaaagacaattttcgtctaaattgcgcaaaaaatctgtttatgtttgtgtatttttgggatagactcaaacggtatacaggaaattgagacattttaaactttaaacttacaccaaggagccgaacacccaaaatatactaattttagcctatttctgagagaaagtgtcatattttgcttcaaattactagacttttaaggtggcatcatccaagggctgaaattatagtactttagtgtacgataatgctctttggaacattatgtcataccggggcccaaattatcgtacatgtacgacaattatcgtacgcctggtcacactgagtgtcagtgtcgacagaatcagctaaaaacgcgtcaaacatcgcaacgtcgcgccgatggccgtccgaagcatggagtggcaacgccgcaatgtatttgtacacgacatttgtcacacacacatgagtaaaatttataaaatataacgttgattattgcatgatttctgtatgaaacaaagtttttctattaatttagcgcaaatgaatattcgaaagtagatagatgcgcaactatttatgtaataatattgtgtaattaatgaataaatagcgattgttttttgtatgaaaatcgaaccaccttaatataaaaaattgtaaataaaggtaCCAAAAGACGGTATTATGAGCGATATCTTCCAAATAACCTACCTACGTAATTACGTAGGTGAGTGTACCCTTATGCCCGCAACTTTATCTccgtgggatgatgatgatgattaatgaaaactatattcATACGAAATCTCATCTTAATTGGTCCTGCGGTTCAAGCCTGAGAAGCGAACAGACAGACAGCATTACTTTCGTATGTATAACATTAGTACAGGAATTCCAGTAGCATTGTTTGCGTTTGCCTATCAAatgcatcgtttgattacacaACCTTCATTTGTATCTGTGTTCACAGGAGGCTCGCAGGCAAGCATGTTTCTAATTAATACATTCTAATAttagtgtttgtttttatatgaataacTTAAGACTCCTTTTTGAGATACTGGCCAGATGTAGCTCACAACTTGGACGAGTGGTAGAAGAGAAGGCCTTTGCCCTGCTGTGGGGCATGATGTCCGTACATCGTCAAAGATATAAAATTACTTCTTTCTGCTATGTACCGATATGCTTactataataatcattttaaaggtactagtgactctgtgagctgtagtAGATCTCGCGATAATTCTGAAAAATCCCTAAAATCAACACGAAAAAATCTAATGGGGCTTAAACCTGTAGACATAAGTCTAGTGAACGAATACACATCTTTCTgaaaatatttgacatttacgAGTACATCAATATTTGACATGTACAAATGCACCAGCATAgcacaacaaaaaaacattttttttaataatagttattCTTCTCGTAAAggttttgtttcttatttaagtgtatttaaaaatattatgcagtgcatttttataatttcaacgAGAATTTCAAACCTATTACTAGAAAGCCCGCGGCATTGAGCAAGCCTTTTGTGCAGCAAGTCTTATTCacgtttaaatttaatttaatattaaaaattatactaaatataCCTAGATTGTTAAGTTATTTCCACTTTACTTAAAGTTGTTGCATTTATTTGAATTAGAACGGAACTTAATAAGCTTGAAACATTTTACTAAGCGACCTCTTCTCAGTTTTTTATACCTTACTGCACCTAACCGATATGCAGTTGAAGtattccaaagtaaaaaaaaaacaatatactaGAAATTCTAATGCAATTATATGGTTATCTTATCACTAACAGAACACCCTCTATTCCTGATAAACAGTATTACTCTGTTTAGTAAAATAAGACGCTCTAGAATGATATAAAGAGTTATAACTTATCATACAACGCGTACCAATATTTGATCGCGTTGCACGTGTCTTGAAAATTTCCACTAGTTTTAGAACAAAATTGCATATACTTAAACCTACAGTTACTATGGATTCTCCCGAAGAAGCACCGTTGAAAGCAAACTACAATGCAAGCCAGAAGACGGAAAGGAAAACTTTGaaagagaaaataaaatatgtaaaagatAATATTACTGTGGAGCCTGTAGTTGCTTGTTTTGTAGTTCCCGGAGTTTTAGCCCGACTGGCAACGCAAAATCTCAATTTAGATAAAGCATGTCGGGTTAACTTAGGGTACGGTGATGCTGTATGCGACTCCCTGCTGGCTAGAGAAAGCAACAAGTATCTAAAAGAAGAATTGGCCGTTCAAGAACTTGTGGCGTCCATGGAAGTTTGGAAGAACTTAATCGTGACAGCTATACCAagctttttaatattatttttaggcGCATGGAGTGACAGAAcgaggaaaagaaaaatatgcaTCCTGTTGCCAGTCATTGGAGATCTTCTCATGTGCTTAAGTAACATTTTGAGTGTGTATTTCTTTTATGAAATACCAGTACAGTTAACAATGTTTCTAGAGGCAATTTTTCCAGCGATAACAGGAGGATGGATCACATCTTATATGGGTATATTTAGCTACATAAGTGATATATCAAGTGTTGAGACGAGAACTTTCAGAATTGGCGTGACAAATCTATGTACAACCGCGGGAGGACCAATAGCATCCGCTTTAAGTGGCATTCTGCTGCATAATATAGGTTATTATGGTGTTTTTATAGTAAGCAGTTTACTGTTTTTATTCAGTATTTGCTACGGCTTCATCTTTATCCAAGACCCTGAACGACCGGTTACTGAAAAGGAAATTGAGGtaaacaaattttatgataatcCAAATCGGTTTAACACAGTTGTGGTTTTAGACGATTATTGGTGTTTTTTTCCCGTCTGCGTCAGAAATCACTATTTGAAAAGGCTTCCTGATATGCTTAGCTGTCAATAATAATTGTACCTAATTCTAATATACGCTTCTTCGAGGAAAAcaatttccacgtacatacagTCTAATAAAACCCATTTTCCTTAAAGGATTTTTACGTGGCCCCACTTTAGCACAACCACAATTAATCTAAGATACAATTACAGGATAAGTCAGCCGACGTATGGGGCTCCTTCAAATCCTTTTTCGACACGAAACACGTAAAAGATACGTTGGCTGTGGCATTCAAAACGGGACCTAATCACAGGCAGACTAAGTCCATTTTAATACTGACTTGCATCGTTCTTATACACGGACCGTGGTATGGTATGATACTTTATTTTGTTGCTTAATATGGGGTGGTATGTTGCAAAATACATTtcataatatgtatttcattgtgAAATGCATGCGGAATTATAAATAGgttttgacaaaataaacattttaacacGAGCTTAGAGTAATTGTGCTGTTCACATCTGTTCACATGTATTCGatcttaatattattaacagaACGACTGAACAACAAATAACAGAATGATTTCAATTTGACATTAATCACTGCGCTCTTGTTCAACATGTC
This portion of the Cydia pomonella isolate Wapato2018A chromosome 7, ilCydPomo1, whole genome shotgun sequence genome encodes:
- the LOC133519652 gene encoding proton-coupled folate transporter-like, producing the protein MDSPEEAPLKANYNASQKTERKTLKEKIKYVKDNITVEPVVACFVVPGVLARLATQNLNLDKACRVNLGYGDAVCDSLLARESNKYLKEELAVQELVASMEVWKNLIVTAIPSFLILFLGAWSDRTRKRKICILLPVIGDLLMCLSNILSVYFFYEIPVQLTMFLEAIFPAITGGWITSYMGIFSYISDISSVETRTFRIGVTNLCTTAGGPIASALSGILLHNIGYYGVFIVSSLLFLFSICYGFIFIQDPERPVTEKEIEDKSADVWGSFKSFFDTKHVKDTLAVAFKTGPNHRQTKSILILTCIVLIHGPWYGEYSVRYLFTRYRFNWDALKYSFYNTFYIVVHALGALISISLFSRYLKWNDSVLGIISTCSKFVGAIAVARATTSLDMYIAVLLETFNATTFTAMRSISSKLVTSDELGKMTSVFNLTEILANMIFGPVYSWLYRETLSVDPGIIYYVSAAFTVPPIIIFIWVFIQHKKDTRKEMKKKNITTNVDPGLEIQN